The following proteins are co-located in the Lentibacillus sp. JNUCC-1 genome:
- a CDS encoding nucleotide sugar dehydrogenase, with translation MSKICVIGLGYIGLPTSIMFAKHGYEVHGMDVNENVIAMLQQKKLHIEEPGLLYSMIEAMDEGKLTVSTEPVKADIFVIAVPTPITDDKRANLEYVREGTKSIVPYVKKGDLVILESTVPPRTVEDVMRPILKETNLVLGEELYLAHSPERVIPGNIINELQSNDRIVGGIDETSGRLAKKLYESFVQGTIHLTDATTAEMVKVIENTFRDINIAFANELAVISEALGVNVWEAIKLANYHPRVNIHKPGPGVGGHCIAIDPWFLAEMQPEESKMIQLARVKNDAMPMYTVDRINDILKEYDDPKVALLGLSFKGNVDDMRESPALKVMEHMNDMNLSYKIFDPHIKDIRVPHQTETLDEALEQADMAVILTDHYQFSEYKPSEVGKAMCNKIVFDTKNCLDEMKWRQEGFDFIRLGDTKNR, from the coding sequence ATGTCTAAAATATGTGTGATAGGTTTGGGTTATATAGGTTTGCCGACTTCGATTATGTTTGCCAAACATGGATATGAGGTTCATGGCATGGATGTAAACGAAAATGTTATTGCAATGCTGCAACAAAAAAAACTACATATAGAGGAGCCAGGTCTGCTGTACTCCATGATTGAAGCCATGGACGAAGGGAAATTGACCGTTTCAACTGAACCAGTCAAGGCGGATATTTTTGTCATCGCTGTTCCTACACCAATCACTGACGATAAGAGAGCTAACTTGGAATATGTGAGAGAAGGAACCAAAAGCATCGTACCTTACGTGAAAAAAGGCGATCTCGTCATCCTTGAATCCACTGTTCCACCCAGAACAGTGGAAGATGTTATGAGACCTATTCTTAAAGAGACCAATCTGGTCCTGGGCGAAGAATTATACCTCGCTCATTCGCCTGAGCGGGTTATACCTGGAAATATCATCAATGAACTTCAGTCTAATGACAGAATAGTGGGCGGAATCGATGAGACATCTGGCCGACTCGCTAAAAAACTGTATGAGTCATTTGTGCAAGGCACAATCCATCTGACTGATGCCACCACTGCTGAAATGGTGAAAGTTATAGAAAATACATTTAGAGATATTAACATTGCTTTTGCAAATGAACTGGCTGTTATCAGTGAAGCACTGGGTGTGAATGTATGGGAGGCCATAAAGTTGGCCAACTATCATCCTCGTGTTAACATTCATAAACCAGGACCGGGTGTAGGTGGGCACTGTATCGCGATAGATCCATGGTTTTTGGCTGAAATGCAACCGGAAGAAAGCAAAATGATCCAACTCGCTCGTGTGAAAAACGACGCGATGCCAATGTACACCGTGGATAGAATCAATGACATATTAAAAGAATACGACGATCCGAAAGTTGCACTACTGGGCCTATCTTTTAAAGGAAATGTGGACGACATGCGCGAAAGCCCGGCATTAAAAGTCATGGAGCACATGAATGACATGAATTTGTCGTACAAAATATTTGATCCGCATATAAAGGATATCAGAGTACCACACCAAACAGAGACCCTCGATGAAGCTCTGGAACAAGCTGATATGGCTGTGATTCTGACTGACCACTATCAGTTCAGTGAATATAAGCCTTCAGAAGTCGGCAAAGCCATGTGTAACAAAATTGTATTTGATACTAAGAACTGCCTGGACGAAATGAAATGGCGCCAAGAAGGTTTCGATTTCATACGTTTGGGAGATACGAAAAACAGGTGA
- a CDS encoding GNAT family N-acetyltransferase, producing MTVRFYKQGDEAGIKQLHLDVFKKEMSSKLWEWKYLDKPGQQNPFILVFEEAGVIKGHIALWVSEAYIEGKEAKIALRVDTMVHPDVRGKGIYTKLNQAMLQQARAAGVQLLYGFPSEQAKPPLIGKTDAIDVGGISRYMKIGNPFNVLSVLFKGIGFVLKPFGRFQAHYRKRVKMPALPEDWAFEEVTHFDPRFNKLAEEVSDIKSVILKRDANYLNWRFFKHPNHTYKVFALSNKDRLLGYAVINIEEKDFDYGRLAIGQLVDCLAVNDNSVWQYLIDHTLHQLRETDIVQTWQFPDQLPAIKLRKARFREKDRPMNLVIHILNGHDDSYMNSTDWWISQVDVDSF from the coding sequence ATGACTGTAAGATTCTACAAACAGGGTGATGAAGCCGGGATAAAGCAATTGCATCTTGATGTCTTCAAAAAAGAGATGAGCTCCAAACTTTGGGAGTGGAAATACCTGGACAAGCCAGGGCAGCAAAATCCCTTCATTCTTGTTTTTGAGGAAGCAGGTGTGATCAAAGGCCATATTGCACTCTGGGTTTCTGAAGCGTATATAGAGGGAAAAGAAGCAAAGATTGCGCTTCGTGTGGATACGATGGTTCATCCTGATGTAAGAGGGAAAGGCATTTACACCAAACTGAATCAGGCTATGCTTCAACAAGCTCGAGCGGCGGGTGTACAATTGCTGTACGGCTTCCCTTCAGAACAGGCCAAACCACCTCTAATTGGCAAAACCGATGCAATTGATGTTGGAGGCATATCACGCTACATGAAAATCGGCAACCCTTTCAATGTCCTATCTGTCTTGTTTAAAGGTATAGGATTCGTCCTCAAGCCTTTTGGCCGTTTCCAAGCACACTACAGAAAGAGGGTCAAAATGCCTGCGTTACCTGAAGATTGGGCTTTTGAGGAAGTTACTCATTTCGACCCAAGATTTAACAAATTGGCTGAAGAGGTTTCAGACATCAAATCCGTTATATTAAAACGTGATGCCAACTATTTGAATTGGCGTTTTTTTAAGCATCCGAATCATACGTACAAAGTATTTGCTTTAAGTAATAAAGACCGTTTATTAGGGTATGCTGTTATCAATATAGAAGAAAAAGATTTTGATTATGGAAGACTCGCAATCGGTCAGCTGGTAGACTGCTTGGCAGTTAATGATAATAGCGTGTGGCAATATTTGATCGATCATACACTTCACCAATTACGGGAAACAGATATCGTACAAACCTGGCAATTCCCTGACCAGCTTCCTGCCATCAAGCTGCGTAAGGCACGGTTCAGAGAAAAAGACCGTCCAATGAACCTTGTGATCCACATTTTAAATGGGCATGATGATTCTTATATGAATTCTACTGATTGGTGGATCAGTCAGGTAGATGTGGACTCTTTTTAA
- a CDS encoding WecB/TagA/CpsF family glycosyltransferase, with translation MTAKETILGVNVSNHTYETLVAQVYDRAEQNKQSFIVAVNPEKIVKAEKDAGLRELINSADFQIPDGVGVLIASKIQGGSIKERITGVDLMIEIVKEAQARQKSIFLYGAKPGIAEKAKASLQEEYPYLQVAGVMDGYNHSDEAVIKAVNESHSDILFVAMGSPRQEEWINQNKNKICARVFQGVGGSFDVLAGVTKRAPAFFRNVGLEWLYRLLSEPKRWKRQMALPSFIYKALIMKNK, from the coding sequence ATGACTGCCAAAGAAACAATCTTAGGCGTAAATGTTTCCAACCACACATATGAAACTCTGGTCGCTCAAGTATACGACAGAGCTGAACAAAATAAACAATCATTTATCGTTGCTGTTAATCCTGAGAAAATAGTCAAGGCTGAAAAAGACGCGGGCTTACGTGAGCTTATTAACAGTGCCGATTTTCAAATTCCTGATGGTGTCGGTGTATTGATTGCCTCCAAGATACAAGGGGGGTCAATCAAAGAACGTATTACCGGTGTGGATTTAATGATCGAAATTGTTAAAGAAGCTCAAGCACGTCAAAAATCAATATTCCTCTACGGAGCAAAACCTGGCATTGCTGAAAAAGCAAAAGCCAGCTTACAGGAAGAATATCCCTATCTACAAGTTGCTGGGGTCATGGACGGATACAATCATTCTGATGAAGCTGTTATCAAAGCCGTTAATGAAAGCCATTCAGACATATTATTTGTGGCAATGGGCAGTCCGCGACAGGAGGAATGGATCAACCAGAACAAAAATAAAATATGTGCGCGCGTCTTTCAAGGTGTAGGCGGATCGTTCGACGTTCTTGCCGGCGTTACTAAACGCGCTCCCGCTTTTTTTAGGAATGTCGGGTTGGAGTGGCTCTACAGACTTCTAAGTGAACCTAAGCGATGGAAACGACAAATGGCTTTGCCAAGTTTTATATATAAGGCTTTAATAATGAAGAACAAATAA